The following is a genomic window from Acidobacteriota bacterium.
TAAGCCAGGGCAAACATTCAGTTTTCGCGGAATTGATAATTCGGTTTACTACATGATAGACCTGGAAACCGGTGAATATATTAATTTTACCGGCTGTGGGAACACCATCAACTGCAATCATCCAGTGGTTCGGGATATGATTCTGGAATGTCTCCGGCATTGGGTCACCGAAATGCATGTTGATGGGTTTCGGTTTGATCTGGCCTCGATTCTAGGACGGGGACAAGACGGTGAGGTGCTCGCCAATCCTCCGGTATTAGAGCAAATTGCCGCGGACCCAATCCTGGCCAATACCAAACTCATTGCCGAAGCGTGGGACGCCGCCGGGTTGTATCAGGTCGGTACATTTCCAGCCTGGGGTCGCTGGGCTGAGTTAAATGGGAAATTTCGCGACGATGTGCGCAAATTTGTAAAAGGCGACGCCGGGATGGTGGGGACTATTGCCCAGCGGTTGATCGGGAGTCCTGATTTGTATTTTGCCAGCGGGCGCACGCCGCATCACAGCATCAACTTTATTACCAGTCACGACGGATTCACGCTGGCCGACCTCGTTTCCTACAACGTGAAGCACAACGAAGCCAACGGCGAGCAAAATCGAGATGGACTCGATGAAAACCATAGCTGGAATTGTGGTGTCGAAGGCCCGACCAATGTCGCTGAAATCAACAACCTCCGGCGACGGCAGATGAAAAATATGGCGGCACTCCTCTTGCTTTCCAATGGCGTTCCAATGATCCTGGCCGGCGACGAACTGGGGCGTACCCAGCAAGGCAATAACAATGCCTATTGTCAGGACAACGAAATAAGCTGGCAGAATTGGGAACTGCTCGAAAAGAATGCTGATCTGTTCCGGTTTTTCCGGCTCCTGATCCAGTTTCGCAAACGCTATTCAATTTTTCGGCATGGAAAATTTGGGCAGGTCTGGGAAAAAGGGACTTCAGCGGAATTTCACGGCCCCAAACTCGACTTTTTTGATAAGTCGTACCACTCGCGGTGCCTGGCGTTGCATATTCGGAGTGCTCGCCACCCAGCCGGATCAGACATCCCGGCTGATATTACCAACACCATTCATTTCTATCTGATCGCCAACATGCATTGGGAAGGCTGTGATTTTCAGCTCCCCGCTCTGACCCATGGAAAATCCTGGTATCGGATCGCTGACACCCACCTGGGTCCTCCGGACGATATTGCGGATGACGGAGAAGAAATCAAACTTGACCCGCAAACCCACTACTGGACCGGCCCGAGGACCGTGGTGGCGTTAATTGGGAAATAATACCATTTTGGGCTGAGGGTATCGGGCTAAGGGCTAAGGGAAATACAATTTTTTCAATAGTTTAGCCTCGCCGTAATAAGAGGACTTCATTCCAAAATGGTATAAAACCAGTTCTTCAGCCCTTAGCCCCAAGCCCTCAGCCCTGGTTTTCTCAGCCCGATGTTTTCATGCTGCTTCAGCCTGTTCTTCTTCGACCACGCGACCGTCAAAGAGGTGGATGGTTCGGTCCGCGTAGCGTGAAAACCGTGGGTCGTGGGTCACCATACAAATCGTCGCGCCACCCCGGTGCAGTTCGCGCAGCAAGTCCATCACGGCTTCGCCGTTTTTCGAGTCGAGGTTTCCGGTTGGTTCATCTGCGAGCAGGAGCAATGGGTCTCCGGCAATGGCTCGGGCCACGGCGACACGTTGTT
Proteins encoded in this region:
- the glgX gene encoding glycogen debranching protein GlgX, producing the protein MNPTASDNSKLALIFSKIFTIERGSPSPFGATLRPNGINFAIFSKNATAVTLVLFVTGEYEPIAQIPLDPHINRTGHVWHIFIRGLDTKIRYGYRMDMEPNPEPDLHKFNPATILVDPCAKALSGASVWGVPYHRIGDADSGWKVRKRRSLIVESYFDWGHDQPLNIPLSETILYELHVRGFTCHHSSTVQHPGTFLGLTEKIPYLKSLGVTAVELLPIIEFEELENPRTNPITGETLLNYWGYHPINFFAPKAAYAVDGHHGRQVKEFKKMVKTFHEAGIEVILDVVFNHTAEGDKPGQTFSFRGIDNSVYYMIDLETGEYINFTGCGNTINCNHPVVRDMILECLRHWVTEMHVDGFRFDLASILGRGQDGEVLANPPVLEQIAADPILANTKLIAEAWDAAGLYQVGTFPAWGRWAELNGKFRDDVRKFVKGDAGMVGTIAQRLIGSPDLYFASGRTPHHSINFITSHDGFTLADLVSYNVKHNEANGEQNRDGLDENHSWNCGVEGPTNVAEINNLRRRQMKNMAALLLLSNGVPMILAGDELGRTQQGNNNAYCQDNEISWQNWELLEKNADLFRFFRLLIQFRKRYSIFRHGKFGQVWEKGTSAEFHGPKLDFFDKSYHSRCLALHIRSARHPAGSDIPADITNTIHFYLIANMHWEGCDFQLPALTHGKSWYRIADTHLGPPDDIADDGEEIKLDPQTHYWTGPRTVVALIGK